In the Neodiprion virginianus isolate iyNeoVirg1 chromosome 2, iyNeoVirg1.1, whole genome shotgun sequence genome, atttacggGTAATGAAATGACGAAAGTAATTTCTGCTGCCCAATTCTGATGGGAAGCTGACCTGGCTGACCTGAGTTCCATGAAGAGCCGCAACAACGGTTTTCGCTATCTCCTGGTGGTCATCGATGTATTGAGCAAGTACGCATGGGTGGTCCCGCTGAAACGAAAGACAGCCGCAACCGTTGCTGAAGGTTTCGAGCAAGTGTTACGCACTACGCCGCGCAGACCCGACCTACTGCAAACGGACAAAGGTAAAGAATTTGTCGCGAGTGCTTTTCAGAAGATACTTCGCGACAATGAAATACGATATCGTGTTACTCGTAATCCCGACGTGAAAGCAGCTATCGTGGAGCGATTCAACTGTACACTCAAAGAACGCCTGTGGCGTTACTTCACGCATAAAAAGACGCAACGCTACGTCGATGTTTTGCCACAAATCGTGCAAGCCTACAACAATACAGTTCACTCGAGCATCGGCATGGCGCCGTCGGAAGTGACGCTTCGCAATGCTGCTACAGCACGTGCCCACACGGAAAAGCGTTATCCTCCGCGTCCAAATGGCAAACCGAGATTCCATAAGAATGATTTTGTACGAACTAGTAAAACCAAGGGAACATTTGAAACAGGCTACGCGGCAAACTGGAGCGAAGAATTATTCAAGATCCGACGAGTGCTTGCACGTTCACCGATAATGTACGTCTCGGAAGATCTCAACGGCGAAGTAATCGACGGCTTGTTCTACGACCTTGAACTTCAGCGTGTGGAGGGGGAAACACGGAGATGATAAAATGGCGTGTTATTGCAGCATGTCTCGCAGTCGTTGAGTGTTCACCGTTCGACTCGTGCATCAAAGAAAATGTCCCGGGATCAGTTTTACCTAACTTTACCGAGCAACAGCTCGATGCAGTTTTTTCCGGAGAATCGGACGTGCTGTTACATTACCCAGTTACCGCGTCAGATTCAACTAACGGGAGACTGGGAAGTCGGGCTGGCCGAAATTCATTATCCACTCACGTTTAAACACCCCCGGGGGTATGCGccagtgaaaaatgaaacgatacCCTGTGTCACGCATTACAATACTCCTGGGGAAGGTGCAGTTGAGGTGTCAGATTGCAAGGTATCCGAAACCAACAAATCATCAAGGATCCCCGGCTGCCAGATGTTTATTTATTGCGATCTGGTGGAGCCACGTATCGTTCGAGATGTTTACGCCCCGCTGTTACGAGTCATTCAAACATGCGGCCAAGACAATATCTTACACGGCGAATCAGAGATGAAAACACTATCGCCACTGTACTATCTGTATATCGAGATCGATATAAGAATCAATTCGGTAGTCCACCATCATTCACGAGCGGGACACTGACGGTAACGCTGCATTTCAGACGCGTTCAGTAATTGACTGGAATCACAGGAGTCGCTCAGCagaagagagagggaaaacATACCAGGTACGACATGGCCCATTATATACAACATTACGAAAATCAGCTCGGCGGTGGAGGCATTGAGACGGTTTACCAAGGAGCACCGCATCAACGCGGGCACGGAATCGGCAGCTTCTTGGGAGGCCTGTTTCGTCGAATACTACCTCTGCTGTCCAGTGGTGCTCGCGCGGTCGGAAGAGAAGCACTACGTGCAGGGATGAAGGTCATGACAGACGTAGGAAACGACACTCCGTTCAAACAGGCAGTCAAGAGTCGTTTCACAGAATCAGGACGCAGATTGACAAAAGCTGCTAGTAGATAAGCAAGGGGGGTTCTGGatagaaacaccttctttaccgaccaagccgaccagtccgcctatagtttgccccaggcgaaaaataatattttccacgtacttcgaatacataaCCAGGTGACGTAACCATGTGACGTTACCGGCTGATGTGCCCACGGCggtcattttgaaaatagcgGTCATTTCGacggcagccattttgatttttttgatggcgaccattttgattttttcgatggcggcaattttgattttgtgatggcggccattttgacggcggccatttttgatggcggcaattttgattttgtgatggcggcaaattcgattttttgatggcggccattttgacgacggccatttttgatggcggcaattttgattttgtgatggcggccattttgacggcggccatgattttttttgatatatagccaatagtttgccccaggcgaaaaataatattttccacgtacttcgaatacattcttttacgttaatcgaccggatggtgacatcgcaattagatagacAGGGAATGCCGATgacgatccgtaaactttcacgctaatagtttacccccagagcgaaaatttcacattccaATCGCCTAgagcaaactattagcgtgaaagttttaCGAATCGCCATCAACATCCCCAGCTTTACTTAAAATTAGTACCCATAAAAGAGACCGGGTCAGCGTAGAGCGATCATTCTAGAGGAAGCTTCGCAACTCTATCTTTGTCAAGTGTGTGTgatcgaaagaagaagaaacatggattccgaaaagtgtttgaaattaatacaaattatggaaacggcgttcaagattttatctgaaaaatcgtcaccggcagaaattgcaaaatggattcgattcggaacccaaaataccaggcttttgaataaaatcctacgcaacaacgcctcaacgatcggggagaagacaagaattttgactacaattggaattctgaaatcgttgacagtcaaatttcaacaatttcaaaaagtgggtgacggattacgaagccgacgaagaagcgatcgagtacaGTGGAAAGATTTGgagacagctttcgagagtCGAATTCGAACGGGAGCCATTATCAATCTGCGGCATAAAGATTTGAACAGGTTTTTGGAAGATGCGAAACACCTCGTCGTTGcaagactgaagaaaatgCTACGAAAAGTGGGAAGTTTAAAGGCAAACTGTGTCTtgtgttgtaaattcaatataacgaaaaacgcTGAACATGTtgaggaaatgaaatattttaacaccaGAAACcaaatcatcctccagccaGCTGACATACACGGGTGGTTCGAAGAGAACGTAAAGCAAAAAGTGTTGGCCaaggtggaaaattttcaagagagAGACTCTGGTtggtcgctgaccgaaataatcaatttgactgtaaatatcaacaagtacgtgccactgcgaggcggtgtgttcacatacacaccactacccaaagatattcaagataagaaggctgtcgtcaacatccgcaacagagacgcgtattgctttctctggtcggtcaccgcagccctctttccagccaacaacaatcccagcgAAATCACTtcgtatccacatttcagctcagtgctacaatacggaggtttgcattttccaatgtctttagaccagattccaaaatttgagaaacttaacaAACTCTCAATTAACGTTTACGGTATAGATAgtgcggaaaaacaaaagcgtagtgaaattgtacccatttatttgagtcgaaacaagtctgataaGCCTACAATCCACCTTTTAGTAATAGAGTCTGaaaacgacgacgatgacgatgatagtatggaaaatattgaaaagaatgtaacacatcattttgcatggattcggAATTTATCACGGCTGACACGTTCCCAAATTTCTAAACATAAGTGTCGTACatggttgtgcgataggtgtctatCACACTTCCAATCTGAAAGGTGTTTGATcaagcacaatgtagattgcatgaatttgaataaaaccaaAGTTATCTTACCAACAGAAGAGGACAAGattctcaaatttaaaaatttcaagcacaaagaaaccgttccgttCTGCGTTTACGCATATctagaatgtttactgcagcccacacatgaaagttttggggaaaatagaacaatttatcagaagcatcttccgcatagtatagcttactatctgcattgtgcgtttgacgattcgctttcaaaattcaaaattaatcgcggagaaacttgcatccaatggtttgtgaacgagttaaaggaattggcactttcgttagagggatattacaagactgttgtaccgatggaaccgctaaatttcaatcagatcaacgaatttgatctgtcggcggtctgtcatatttgtgaaaaaccgtttacgctcacagacgtgaaacatcgggatcactgtcatttcacaggaaagtaccgtggtgctgctcaccgcagctgtaatctaaattaccaaaattcgcacaccatcccagtgatattccacaatcttttgggttacgattcgcattttctgatcaaagccctGGGTACGTCATTCGAAGGTACTGTTAAACTATTACCTgtcaacaaagaaaagtacatttccttcactaaattcgttgagggaacggatgtaacgttccgtttcatagattcgtaccgtttcatgcctagcagcctcgataaattatcatcgtatctggacgattgccgaaaaacaataacacgtaaattctgcagtagcttgaacaaatttcggttattgactaggaaaggtgtcttcccgtacgaatacatagacagttgggagaagctcgaggagaaacatttaccagccaaagaacagttttattcaaaattgaacgaccggaatatatcagacgacgattacgcacatgcgtgcgacgtatggcaaacttttaacgtccaaactttgggagagtattcggacttgtatttacagacggacgtgtttttactggctgacgtttttcaaaattttcgacagaattgttggacgacgtacaaactggacccgttacattactacacagcgcccggtctgtcgtttgatgcaatgttaaaatgtacaggcatcgaacttgagcttctcaccgacatagacatggttatgtttatcgaaaagggtattcgaggtggtgtgtcacagcattcgaacagatacgcaaaggccaacaatagatatatgggaaaggaattcggtcctgaggtcgaagaatcttatctcatgtactttgacgttaagaatttgtacggtgctgctatgagctttgctctgccatacagttcctttgaatgggtatcagacttcggacaatgcgacgttcttaccatctcggacaATGCGGAGTTTAGTTACatgctggaggtagatttggaatatcctgcggAACTGCGTGAAACTCATGAAGATTTAAcattgtgtccggagcactatgtacctccgatttcgaaTAATAAACAGCCAAATTAATGTCCAggctatttttcaaaaaaaactacgttgttcactacagCGTTTCGAAgcaatgcttacaattaggcttgaaattactcaaaattcacagagttcttAAATTCAGGGAAACCCCGTGGCTCAgagaatatataaatttgaataccgatttgcggagaaaaatttcacaacgaataagagaaaaattttgacaaactgatgaacaacgcagttcttggcaaaacaatggaaaacgTACGAAAGAACAGAGATGTTCGATTGATCACCGGATGGGATGGACggtacggtgctagagctatTGTAGCCAAGCCtgattttcacagctgcaccattttcgacaaagagatgattatcgtcgaaatgagtaagacgaaagtcaagttgaataaaacattgtatgcaggtttctccatcctAGATCAAtctaaaacatatatctatgaTTTTCATTGTGATTATATTAAgcagaaatttggcaaccgagtaaaattaatgtatacggataccgacagtttgatttacaacttTACCTTCCCCGACATATACAAACATATAGAGGAGGACTTGCATGAATTTgatacgtctgattatccgcttgacaacgcTTATGGAATGCTTCGAgtgaacaaaaaagttctcggcttaATAAAAGACGAGATTAACgggaaaataatgttggaatTTGTAGAATTGTGAGCAGAAgtgtacgcattccgagtcttgggagatgaaaaagacaacaaacgtgccaaaggtgttagaggatcagcgttaagaaaaataaccttcaacgattatttggactgtgcgttgaaacgtgaaaatctatcctcaaatcagcatttgatcatGAGTCGAAAGCATGAGGTATataccgtagaacagcagaaagtagcactgagctggaatgacgacaagcggatcgtgtttcaaaacacgGCCGATACGCTTCCGTGGGGTTACAAGCCTGCACCGTAGCTTTATAAATTACCGTAATCTGTATAGGacttaatttataactgtaccatgatgtattattatgtagagcttaattttttcaactgtaccatgatgtattattatgtaggatggttaataagaacgctccgaagtataaaaaaatttgtacaacgatgcatatgtctgtTGATTGTCTAAAAAACAAAGATGCATACTTGTCATGTgtcgggtataaaataaagagacacacacgtttttacaaaaaaattcatgtattcaaaagttacatgtccgattcgtttatccaactgttgtgtgtattgtcaaaacctaaccattaaacgtatatttttcttccacgcttcttgagcaccctctccaccagatagatatccgggtgcttaaccttgaggagctcttgttcgtagaaaccaccagcgatgggttgatctcggtagtctttgagcttgtacgtcacaggatgagtattttccactcgacttatcgtgaatatttcagtcgtccaattgggagtgtaacctttctcgaagacatttttgaatttactgattcgaactttgtcgccagatttgaattttgccgatatggtaggtatcgttcgaagccctccgtacgcctgacgtaataacagcctctcgtttgcaacggtgacatccgacggtttcattcttatggttcggtgtttggtgttgttgtaagccgaaaccaaatcagataagatatcgagccacttgtagcttccttgcatgctgaaccgtgtccacattttacctttcagcgtgcgattgaaacgttcacagatcgaagccttcaaattactgtacgtggagtaaactttgattccgtagcgtgcCATAAGCGATTggaatttcgagttgtaaaattccgttcctctgtcgacgtgtaaatttttcggcaccCGTCCTTcgacaagcacagattccattgccttcgtaacatcatctccagacttgctctttatcggtacagcccacgcatactttgagaagatatcaatgactgtgagcatgtacttgtaacccttgttttgtccagcgtacgacgtcatatcaacaagatccgcctgccaggtctcgtcgatgccgcgcacgtctacacgtcgacgtgggtaattccggcgtgcaggtttatgcagttccgtcaccagtgcttgctttttctcgttcatattccaacgctattagtctggtgtccaatttggaaatgatttccgcgtttcgaGTCGACAAGTCTCTGTCTGTTTTAAAGTCTATGTAGAAGGTAcccaaggctttctccgtggtgatctccaaagctttgatcatttgatcgaggttgtcgatttgtttttgcagcacgctgaattttcgtctcaagatttttaaagttacagcattgttcggtGCTGTGGGTTCTGCGAtgttgcacagtctcttgttccgtatatcgtaatgcccatccgctgttatttgaaacccgacacccggaggaccgcgagtgctcgcagctgtgtttttattcagctgacgtccaaacacgtcgatgCTCATCTCGTAAATGATTGCAGAGTCGACGAGTATTggctaataaatgattccgGCTTCCCGCAATTCTTCCAGAACCGacataatttcattgttgtGACTTGTATTCCCAGCTGCttgagatgccaggagtaaacgaagacgttCCACCAGCTCGTTAGCGTCGTCCCAGAAAATATAATCTGTTttaacaccttgtcgagtaaCCCAAGCCTGAGGTAGCAGAACACCTTTGCCCGTACGCTTCGACATCTGTGACAACGGTGATACGTCTTTGCCTGACGTAGAAATATTCAGCAGCTCAGCAATTAAATGTTTGAATTTGACGCTCTGAGCGTTTCGGATAGGCTCGGTGGCGCTATAGTACTTTCTGTGAGCATTTGTTGCAAGAAGGATGCTTCTGTAATTCTCCCTGTCGTTGCGGGTAACGTGAGCGCTGTTGGGCATCTTTTTAAACAGCAGCTCCAGCAGTCCTTGAGTTTTCGGATAGAGCGTGTCGCCTATGCGAACGAAATCGCGCTCGAAGCTTATCGGTGAATCACCAACCATCAGCCCGGCAGTAGAAAGTCTCCGTACCCCGTACACGATATCCAACTCCTGCTGTCTTTGTTTATCGTTGAGCATCTCAAGATATTCATCCTCTGATCTCACCGACGATTCCGTGACGGTTTGATCCTCTTCCTCTGCAGTTGCAaaagaatctttcatttcgtTCTTCGGCTCATCCTTCGTTTCAGTTTTGAGTTCTTCCTTCACCTCTTCCTTGACAAGTTTCGTGCCTCGAGAAACATTGACTAATTCCTGCAGCGGGGTTACCACAGGTTTGAAGACATCCTTCATTGTTTCCTGCAGCGACTCTTTTCCCGTCTTGAGGATTCTGTGCTTACGACGAATCGCATTACTCGCTTGAGCGATACGATGCAAGACTTCTTTTTCCTTACGAATTTCCTGCATGTTGACACAACTAGTTCTGGAAAGCTACTGTTCCGTCGTCTTCGACGatcgtgtattttattcttttgtcaTGTTTATGAAATTGTCAAAACCTTTCCTATACCGACCATTACCGAGCTCTCTATCCTTGTCGATCACTACGAAGCCATATTTGTCACCGTTCCAGCACGCCGCACACAAGTCTTTAAACTCTACGTACGACATATCGGTGTCtacatgatcgttgtacacATGCCTCAGATTCAtctcgtcttgtttgaataagaCCAGCAAGTTGgtgttgtcgcgcacgagatgctTAGGGATTCgagcgtacgtctgacaaagatagaaacagtctacgtcgtgatgtctacccatacAAAAGTACGCGCGTATGTtatcctgcttctcgcacgctacgtCATCGAATATCATGATCGAGTTAGGTTGCGTCTCGTTCGGTGCAATGACGTGCTCATGCTCGTTGAAGGGGTAATACTCAACACCGTCGACATTTTCGAGCACTTGACTCAGAAACTTGTATTTCGGCTGATTGAGAGATTTTGAGTAAACGTACAGGTTTTCGAACCTCAAGCCGTTCGGATGCGTTATGAGCGCAAATAATGCATTGGTTTTGCCACAGTTGGATGGTCCGCAGAATACCGCACGTACACTACTCGGCAACAATTCGCCATTGCGTTTTTTCCGTTTTGTACTCTGCTGCgtcaatttgtcaaaattcatcacgggcaGCTTGGCCGATTGTGTCTCGAACCTCATCTCAAACGTGACTGGCTGGATTTTTCCATAAATGCATCGTTTATAACAACTTTCTCTCAGTCGCGGAGCGGACATGATTGTGCACACACGTGATCGTAAGCGATCGTCAAAAAAGCGATCAAGTGGGAAAGGTTTGGTAAATAGCAttatcaacaaacttccgatcgagttgcatgttcccggttaccagTACTGCGGTCCTGGCACGAAGTTGTcgaaaagactc is a window encoding:
- the LOC124297735 gene encoding uncharacterized protein LOC124297735, coding for MKSRNNGFRYLLVVIDVLSKYAWVVPLKRKTAATVAEGFEQVLRTTPRRPDLLQTDKGKEFVASAFQKILRDNEIRYRVTRNPDVKAAIVERFNCTLKERLWRYFTHKKTQRYVDVLPQIVQAYNNTVHSSIGMAPSEVTLRNAATARAHTEKRYPPRPNGKPRFHKNDFVRTSKTKGTFETGYAANWSEELFKIRRVLARSPIMYVSEDLNGEVIDGLFYDLELQRVEGETRR